In one Echinicola marina genomic region, the following are encoded:
- a CDS encoding TolC family protein codes for MKIIVNIVILVFLGTSVSQAQVLDDYFKIAAESNPGLQAKYREFEAAIQKVEQVNTLPDPNFSFGYFISPVETRVGPQKARFSLTQMFPWFGTLRAQGNAAALMAEAKYQAFLDARNRLYYQVAAAYYPLYELNQWKEIERENIEILESYKTITNKKFENGVGTMVDFLRVDIMLKDATTNLSILNDKEAPLLTRFNKLLNREEDALVTVEDSLVAQALPDNFRKDSLLTNNPVLEELDLKIASSEASEEVAYKQGLPKFGVGLDYAIVGNRPEVELPDNGQDILMPMVSVSIPIFRSKYKAAVKEAQLMQESYSLQKKDFANTLTSNYEMAWFEIQQQQELIELYDQQIQESNQALNLLFTAYSNSGNEFEEVLRMQQQLLKYEKMKATAATQYQIALAKLNYLTAKTY; via the coding sequence ATGAAGATTATTGTAAATATTGTAATACTTGTTTTTCTCGGAACCAGCGTAAGTCAGGCGCAGGTCCTGGATGACTATTTTAAAATAGCAGCGGAAAGCAATCCGGGATTACAGGCGAAATATCGGGAATTTGAAGCGGCCATACAGAAGGTGGAGCAGGTAAATACTTTACCGGACCCTAATTTCTCTTTTGGTTATTTCATTTCACCGGTGGAAACGAGGGTAGGACCACAAAAGGCAAGGTTTTCCCTAACGCAGATGTTCCCCTGGTTTGGAACGCTACGGGCACAGGGAAATGCCGCAGCTTTAATGGCGGAAGCAAAATATCAAGCCTTCTTAGACGCTCGGAATAGGTTGTATTACCAAGTGGCAGCGGCCTATTATCCGCTTTATGAACTTAATCAATGGAAAGAGATTGAGCGGGAGAATATTGAAATACTGGAGTCTTATAAAACCATTACCAACAAAAAGTTTGAAAATGGAGTGGGTACGATGGTTGACTTCTTGCGTGTGGATATTATGTTGAAAGACGCCACTACAAACCTTTCCATTCTGAACGATAAGGAAGCTCCTCTGCTGACCCGGTTTAATAAACTACTCAACAGAGAGGAGGACGCATTGGTAACCGTAGAGGATTCACTCGTTGCTCAAGCCTTGCCTGATAATTTCAGAAAGGACTCTTTGCTTACGAACAACCCTGTACTGGAAGAACTGGACTTAAAAATAGCCTCCAGTGAGGCAAGTGAGGAGGTCGCTTACAAACAAGGGCTTCCAAAATTTGGTGTAGGATTGGATTATGCTATTGTGGGAAACAGACCTGAAGTGGAACTTCCCGACAATGGTCAGGACATTCTAATGCCTATGGTTTCTGTCAGCATTCCCATTTTCAGGAGTAAATATAAAGCCGCTGTTAAAGAAGCACAGCTCATGCAGGAAAGCTATTCACTCCAAAAAAAGGACTTTGCCAATACCCTAACGTCAAACTACGAAATGGCCTGGTTTGAAATTCAACAACAGCAAGAATTGATTGAGCTATACGATCAACAAATTCAGGAATCCAATCAGGCTTTAAATCTATTATTTACGGCTTACAGTAATTCAGGAAATGAATTTGAAGAGGTACTGCGTATGCAACAGCAGCTCTTAAAATATGAAAAGATGAAGGCAACGGCCGCAACGCAGTACCAAATTGCCCTGGCCAAACTCAATTACTTAACTGCAAAAACATATTAA
- a CDS encoding efflux RND transporter periplasmic adaptor subunit codes for MNTNKKIVIVALSTLAIGLLLGWLIFGGSSSESKMDDEHQHTTEIAGETVWTCSMHPQIRQSEPGDCPICGMDLIPLEDDQNEVLDPMAVSMSPTAMQLADIRTAAVGTMDPVKSVRLNGKVQEDERLVFSQSSHIPGRIEKLMVNFTGEFVRKGQAIAYIYSPDLVTAQEELFEAQKIKDTQPQLFNSAKEKLKNWKLSDSQVEQILKVGTPKEEFAVQADVSGYVTEKMVNLGDYIRKGEAIYEIADLSKVWVLFDVYESDMPWIKKGDKVNFTVASLPGETFEGKITFLDPVIDPKTRVAKARVEVPNKDNQLKPEMFASGTVEATLPKKSNNIVVPKTAVMWTGKRSVVYVKNTTSSGVSFMMRDVTLGPGLGDSFIVESGLEEGEEIAVNGTFSIDAAAQLSGKASMMNPEGGPAMTGHNHGGMDTPASSGQVKKKETKPVSISQKAKEALRPLYTEYLKFKDALTADEFDQAQKAASDLKTTLDKVNMAAFTGESHNAWMSHSSDLKNALQHVQHLKTIAELRTTFQQVSEGMIAMTKAFKPMDQTLYVQFCPMADDNKGANWLSTEEEIRNPYFGESMLTCGEVQENIK; via the coding sequence ATGAACACGAATAAAAAAATAGTAATCGTAGCACTGTCAACACTGGCAATAGGTTTATTGCTGGGTTGGTTGATTTTTGGTGGTTCATCATCCGAAAGTAAAATGGATGATGAGCACCAGCACACTACAGAAATAGCTGGCGAGACCGTGTGGACTTGCTCAATGCATCCTCAGATCCGTCAGAGTGAACCCGGAGACTGCCCTATCTGTGGCATGGACCTTATTCCTTTGGAGGATGATCAGAATGAAGTACTTGACCCTATGGCAGTAAGTATGTCGCCTACCGCCATGCAACTGGCTGATATCAGAACGGCTGCTGTAGGAACCATGGATCCGGTTAAGTCGGTTAGGCTGAACGGAAAGGTACAGGAAGATGAGCGACTGGTTTTTTCTCAGTCTTCCCATATACCGGGCAGGATAGAAAAGCTGATGGTCAATTTCACAGGTGAGTTCGTAAGGAAAGGGCAGGCCATTGCTTATATATACTCTCCAGATTTGGTTACTGCACAGGAGGAATTATTTGAAGCACAAAAAATTAAAGATACACAGCCGCAATTGTTTAATTCCGCCAAAGAAAAGCTCAAAAATTGGAAACTTTCCGACAGTCAGGTAGAGCAAATTCTCAAAGTGGGGACACCGAAAGAGGAATTTGCTGTTCAAGCTGATGTTTCGGGTTATGTAACTGAGAAAATGGTAAATCTGGGTGATTACATCCGAAAGGGAGAGGCTATTTATGAGATTGCAGACCTTTCAAAGGTATGGGTATTGTTTGATGTTTATGAATCGGATATGCCCTGGATCAAAAAAGGTGATAAGGTAAACTTTACAGTGGCCTCTCTACCGGGAGAGACATTTGAAGGTAAGATAACCTTCCTGGATCCTGTTATTGATCCTAAGACAAGAGTAGCAAAAGCAAGGGTAGAAGTGCCCAACAAAGACAATCAGCTAAAACCTGAAATGTTTGCATCCGGTACGGTAGAAGCTACATTGCCGAAAAAGTCAAATAACATAGTGGTTCCCAAAACTGCTGTTATGTGGACAGGCAAGCGTTCGGTAGTTTATGTAAAAAATACCACTAGTAGTGGAGTAAGTTTCATGATGCGTGATGTGACGCTTGGGCCGGGTTTAGGTGACAGCTTTATTGTGGAGAGTGGCCTTGAAGAAGGTGAAGAGATAGCAGTCAATGGCACCTTCAGCATTGATGCAGCAGCACAACTAAGCGGAAAGGCAAGCATGATGAATCCTGAAGGAGGCCCGGCAATGACAGGGCATAACCACGGGGGTATGGATACGCCAGCTTCGTCAGGCCAGGTCAAGAAAAAAGAGACTAAGCCAGTGTCAATTAGTCAGAAGGCGAAAGAAGCATTGCGGCCCCTTTATACTGAATACCTCAAATTTAAGGATGCCTTAACGGCTGATGAATTTGATCAGGCTCAAAAAGCCGCTTCTGATCTCAAAACAACACTGGATAAGGTGAATATGGCTGCTTTTACCGGTGAGTCACACAATGCTTGGATGAGTCATAGCAGCGACCTGAAAAATGCACTGCAACATGTTCAGCACCTTAAAACGATAGCCGAACTACGCACTACATTTCAGCAGGTATCTGAAGGAATGATTGCCATGACCAAAGCCTTTAAACCCATGGATCAGACACTGTACGTTCAGTTTTGCCCTATGGCAGATGATAATAAGGGAGCAAATTGGTTGAGTACCGAAGAGGAAATCCGCAATCCCTACTTTGGGGAATCTATGCTCACTTGTGGGGAGGTACAGGAAAATATCAAGTAA
- a CDS encoding multicopper oxidase domain-containing protein has protein sequence MNLRFYYILTISFSLLSLSTRAQNLTEKSVEGNTDNLPVREYAISINELAVNKAGKEVMGMAINGSVPGPTLTFTEGEYAVIYVKNEMDEETSIHWHGLLLPNFYDGVPYLTTPPIAPGETQKYEFPLKQAGTYWYHSHTMLQEQSGVFGSIVIHPRKENLAYDKELVIILSDWTNEKPMNVLRFLKRGTEWYNWRKGTATPLNRVIARGAMGAQLNFWRQRMESADIADIYYPAFLVNGEQVQEYSNFKPGEKVRLRIINGAASTSFWMTFGGEMPTLVAADGLNVEPVKRNKTFIAIAETYDFIVSIPESGKMEFRATAQDGSGTASAFLGQGEVLAAEDVPRPDKIGMMMQMAKMDMRMGAPALKFNPKKDDPQKMMENWGMQMKGDKNPDNDMPGMNMAGNKEEVSQMDHSSMDISDDKNSKMDPPSAPMAEMPGMENMDMFSEYNYNYLKSPEKTVYGKDVPVNEILLNLTGNMNRYIWSMNGIPLSETDKIKIKERQITRITLNNLTMMHHPMHLHGHFFRVINESGDYSPLKHTVNVPPMQKVTIEFYGNEYGDWFFHCHILYHMMGGMARVVSYDTPEDPRMKPFPISKLIHETNRFYSWGMADVASHNTTVNLTTSNIRNQFNLSMEYGWNQNLEAEFSYEYYLYDYLRVFGGINVENTTRNSLDDMKTIAVAGIRWFTPYMFNVDLRIDNELRPRIGIGRSLMIFPKLSIFGYYEYQIDAGLVNGLEAGQNYKEEIVWSAGAQYMLSKNFSLMTSYDNRFGAGGGLSVMF, from the coding sequence ATGAACTTAAGATTCTACTATATTTTGACCATTTCTTTTTCGTTGCTTAGCCTGTCTACGAGGGCACAAAACCTCACTGAAAAATCAGTCGAAGGCAACACTGATAATCTTCCTGTAAGAGAATATGCCATTTCCATAAATGAGCTGGCAGTGAACAAGGCAGGCAAAGAAGTCATGGGAATGGCCATTAATGGCAGTGTCCCGGGACCCACACTTACTTTTACTGAAGGTGAATATGCCGTAATATATGTAAAAAACGAGATGGATGAAGAAACTTCCATTCACTGGCACGGTTTGTTGTTGCCAAATTTTTATGACGGGGTTCCTTACCTCACCACTCCGCCCATCGCGCCTGGGGAAACACAGAAGTACGAATTTCCCCTGAAACAAGCCGGTACCTATTGGTATCATTCACATACCATGCTGCAAGAGCAGAGTGGTGTTTTTGGCTCTATCGTCATCCATCCTAGAAAAGAAAACCTGGCCTATGACAAAGAGCTCGTTATAATACTTTCGGACTGGACGAATGAAAAGCCTATGAACGTACTCCGTTTTCTGAAACGAGGAACCGAATGGTACAACTGGCGAAAAGGTACGGCCACACCCCTCAACCGCGTTATTGCCAGAGGTGCAATGGGAGCCCAGTTAAATTTCTGGAGGCAGAGAATGGAAAGTGCAGACATTGCCGATATATATTACCCGGCCTTTTTAGTTAATGGTGAACAAGTTCAGGAATATTCCAATTTCAAACCCGGAGAAAAGGTTAGGCTTAGAATTATTAACGGGGCAGCTTCTACCTCGTTTTGGATGACGTTTGGTGGTGAAATGCCGACCTTAGTTGCGGCCGATGGACTAAATGTTGAGCCGGTCAAGCGCAATAAAACATTTATTGCCATTGCGGAGACCTACGATTTTATTGTAAGTATTCCGGAAAGTGGAAAGATGGAATTTCGGGCCACCGCTCAGGATGGTTCGGGAACAGCCTCTGCTTTTTTGGGCCAAGGTGAAGTTTTAGCAGCCGAAGATGTTCCCCGCCCTGATAAAATAGGGATGATGATGCAAATGGCAAAAATGGACATGCGCATGGGGGCTCCTGCCCTAAAATTTAATCCTAAAAAGGACGATCCCCAAAAAATGATGGAGAACTGGGGAATGCAAATGAAAGGCGACAAAAACCCGGATAATGATATGCCGGGTATGAATATGGCCGGAAATAAGGAAGAGGTCTCCCAAATGGATCATTCCTCAATGGATATATCTGATGATAAAAACTCCAAAATGGATCCGCCAAGTGCTCCCATGGCTGAAATGCCCGGGATGGAAAACATGGATATGTTTTCAGAATACAATTACAATTATCTGAAATCACCTGAAAAAACGGTTTATGGTAAGGATGTTCCAGTCAATGAAATCCTCCTCAATCTTACAGGGAATATGAACCGCTACATCTGGAGCATGAATGGTATTCCCCTATCTGAAACAGATAAAATAAAAATCAAAGAGCGGCAAATTACCCGAATCACACTTAACAACCTGACGATGATGCACCATCCCATGCACCTGCATGGTCATTTTTTCCGTGTCATCAACGAAAGCGGTGATTACTCGCCCCTGAAGCATACGGTGAATGTGCCACCCATGCAAAAAGTAACCATTGAGTTTTACGGGAACGAATATGGAGATTGGTTCTTTCATTGCCATATTCTCTATCATATGATGGGAGGTATGGCACGGGTAGTCAGCTATGATACACCGGAAGACCCTAGAATGAAACCCTTTCCAATTTCCAAACTGATTCACGAAACCAACCGCTTCTATAGTTGGGGAATGGCAGATGTTGCCTCACATAATACAACAGTCAATCTGACCACTTCAAACATTCGCAATCAATTCAATTTATCAATGGAATACGGATGGAATCAGAACCTGGAAGCTGAATTTTCTTATGAGTATTATCTGTACGATTATTTGAGGGTTTTTGGAGGTATTAATGTTGAGAATACCACCAGGAATAGTTTGGATGATATGAAGACAATTGCCGTGGCTGGTATCCGGTGGTTTACACCTTATATGTTCAATGTTGACCTAAGGATAGATAATGAGCTTCGGCCTAGAATTGGAATCGGTCGATCGCTGATGATATTTCCGAAGTTATCAATTTTTGGCTATTACGAATATCAAATTGATGCAGGATTGGTAAACGGTCTGGAGGCCGGCCAAAATTACAAAGAAGAAATTGTATGGAGTGCCGGTGCACAATACATGCTTTCTAAGAATTTTTCACTGATGACAAGCTATGACAACCGCTTCGGAGCAGGGGGCGGATTATCTGTCATGTTTTAA
- a CDS encoding efflux RND transporter permease subunit translates to MLNKIIKYFLENKLVTVLILIGFIAWGIVTAPFGWQIGALPSDPVPVDAIPDIGENQQIVFTQWQGRSPQDIEDQISYPLTTYLLGIPGVKSIRSSSIFGFSSIFIIFSEDVEFYWSRSRILEKLSSLPSGLLPEGVQPALGPDATALGQVYWYTIEGRDKDGNPTGGWDLHEIRTVQDFYVKYGLNATEGVSEVASIGGFVQEYQIDVNPDALKAYDIPLHKVMQAVQKSNKDVGAKTIEINQAEYLVRGLGYIKKVEDIEKAVVAVQENVPVRIKDIGVVTLGPSTRRGLLDKDGAEVVGGVVVARYGANPLQVINNVKDKIKEIAPGLPKKTLADGRESQLTIVPFYDRSELIYETLGTLEEAISLQVLITILVVIVMVYNLRASFLISSILPIAVLMVFIAMRYFGVDANIVALSGIAIAIGTMVDLGVILSENIIKHIDEAPPGQKLIDTIYNGASEVGTAILTAVSTTIVSFIPVFTMQAAEGKLFGPLAFTKTFALVAALLVSLLIMPTLAHWFFGFKINNKFLKKYGGYALVLFGIIGLFTGQVWGGVLLVLFGAIGIVKNFFDTKKERFSKPVLFLFNYAELIIVLIGVTWLLAKYWLPLGASKSLLLNFIFVTLLVGFILGSFTLLEYYYKSILKWCLDNKVTFLLIPTFLILLGANVWLGFNSIFGFIPKAFDNLGWDVRTTTVWSGLTHTFPGVGKEFMPSLDEGSFLLMPTSMPHSGIEFNRKVVGQLDMLLTNIPEVELTVGKLGRVESALDPAPISMYENIINYKTEYMLSEKGHRLRFKVDKEDRFILNSGDSLSNEEAIKRGVTTEELIPNDNGNYFRNWRPQIKSPDDIWNEIVKVTKIPGVTSAPKLQPIETRLVMLQTGMRAPMGIKVYGPNLKTIEDFGLQLEEVLKNVPSVKEEAVFADRIVGKPYLHLNINRDEISRYGLNVEDVQQTIETAIGGMKITSTVEGRERFPVRVRYPRELRDDPESLGKILLPTPTGAQIPISQVVDFEYVRGPQAIKSEETFLVGYVLFDKRDGYSEVGVVNDAEAAIQERIDTGDLVVPAGVSYKFSGSYENQVRAEKRLSIIVPLVLGIVFLILYFQFKSVATSLMVFTGIAMAFSGGFIMLWLYGQTWFADFSLFGTNFRDLFQIHTINLSVAVWVGFIALFGIATDDGVLMATYLDQSFNRNKTDSLKGIRAATVEAGQRRIKPAVMTSATTIIALLPILTSTGRGADIMIPMAIPAFGGMFFAAVTYFIVPVLYAMREERKFKKTQP, encoded by the coding sequence ATGCTTAATAAAATCATTAAATACTTTCTTGAGAACAAGTTAGTTACCGTTCTCATCTTAATTGGCTTCATTGCCTGGGGCATTGTGACCGCCCCTTTCGGTTGGCAGATAGGTGCGTTACCTTCTGATCCCGTTCCGGTAGATGCTATTCCGGATATAGGAGAAAACCAACAGATTGTCTTTACCCAGTGGCAGGGCCGATCACCACAAGACATAGAAGACCAAATTTCCTATCCGCTGACTACCTATTTATTAGGTATTCCGGGCGTAAAATCTATACGGAGTTCTTCTATATTTGGCTTTTCCAGTATCTTCATCATTTTCAGTGAAGATGTAGAGTTTTACTGGTCACGTTCACGTATCCTTGAGAAACTAAGTTCCTTGCCTTCCGGCTTATTACCGGAAGGGGTTCAGCCCGCACTCGGGCCTGATGCCACTGCGCTGGGCCAGGTGTATTGGTATACCATTGAGGGCAGAGATAAGGATGGAAACCCTACGGGAGGATGGGATTTACACGAAATCCGTACCGTACAAGACTTCTACGTCAAATATGGATTAAACGCAACAGAAGGCGTTTCGGAAGTGGCTTCTATTGGTGGCTTTGTACAGGAATATCAGATTGATGTGAACCCTGATGCCCTTAAAGCCTATGATATCCCATTGCATAAAGTAATGCAGGCGGTACAGAAATCAAATAAAGACGTAGGGGCTAAAACCATTGAGATCAACCAGGCAGAATATCTGGTGCGTGGTTTGGGCTACATCAAAAAAGTAGAAGACATTGAAAAGGCCGTGGTGGCCGTTCAGGAAAATGTTCCCGTCCGTATTAAAGACATTGGTGTAGTCACCCTGGGGCCATCCACCCGTAGAGGTCTGTTGGATAAAGACGGTGCTGAAGTGGTAGGTGGAGTAGTGGTGGCGCGCTATGGGGCCAATCCCTTGCAGGTCATTAACAACGTCAAGGATAAGATCAAAGAAATAGCCCCGGGACTGCCGAAAAAAACGTTGGCAGATGGAAGGGAAAGCCAGCTGACCATTGTTCCGTTTTATGATCGTTCCGAGCTTATTTATGAAACATTGGGAACCCTGGAAGAAGCCATTTCGCTTCAGGTGCTCATTACCATTTTAGTAGTGATCGTGATGGTGTATAATCTCAGGGCTTCATTTCTCATTTCAAGTATCCTGCCGATTGCGGTATTAATGGTGTTTATCGCCATGCGCTATTTTGGTGTGGATGCCAATATAGTGGCCTTGTCTGGAATTGCCATTGCCATTGGTACGATGGTGGACTTGGGAGTTATACTTTCCGAAAATATTATCAAGCATATAGATGAAGCTCCTCCCGGTCAAAAACTGATAGATACCATTTATAATGGAGCTTCAGAAGTGGGTACCGCTATTCTCACCGCTGTTTCTACCACCATTGTCAGCTTCATTCCGGTCTTTACCATGCAAGCTGCTGAAGGAAAGCTCTTTGGACCTTTGGCATTCACCAAGACCTTTGCCCTGGTAGCTGCGCTGTTGGTGAGTCTATTGATCATGCCTACCTTGGCACATTGGTTCTTTGGATTCAAAATCAATAATAAGTTTCTTAAGAAATATGGTGGCTATGCATTAGTACTATTTGGAATTATAGGGCTCTTTACCGGTCAGGTATGGGGTGGAGTACTGCTGGTACTATTTGGTGCAATCGGAATTGTAAAGAATTTTTTTGACACTAAAAAGGAACGCTTTTCCAAGCCTGTATTATTTCTCTTCAATTATGCCGAGTTGATCATTGTACTTATTGGGGTAACCTGGCTTTTAGCTAAATATTGGCTACCACTAGGAGCTTCAAAGTCTCTGCTACTCAACTTTATTTTTGTGACCTTATTGGTAGGATTTATCCTGGGGTCGTTCACGCTTTTAGAATATTACTACAAATCTATATTAAAATGGTGCCTGGATAATAAAGTAACTTTTTTATTGATACCTACTTTCTTGATTTTGCTTGGCGCTAATGTTTGGTTGGGTTTTAATAGCATTTTCGGGTTTATTCCTAAAGCATTTGACAATCTCGGCTGGGATGTCCGGACAACTACAGTTTGGTCAGGCTTGACCCATACCTTCCCGGGTGTAGGAAAAGAATTTATGCCTTCCCTGGACGAAGGAAGTTTCCTGCTAATGCCAACATCCATGCCACATTCCGGTATTGAGTTCAACCGTAAAGTAGTTGGTCAGTTGGATATGCTCTTGACTAACATCCCGGAAGTAGAATTAACGGTAGGCAAATTAGGACGGGTAGAGTCTGCCCTTGATCCGGCACCTATTTCCATGTATGAAAACATCATCAACTATAAAACGGAGTACATGCTCAGTGAAAAAGGGCACAGGCTAAGGTTCAAAGTTGATAAGGAAGATCGCTTTATACTCAACAGCGGAGATAGCCTTTCTAACGAAGAAGCCATTAAGCGTGGGGTTACAACAGAGGAACTCATCCCTAATGATAACGGAAATTATTTCCGCAACTGGCGGCCACAAATAAAATCCCCGGATGATATCTGGAATGAAATCGTGAAGGTTACCAAAATACCGGGAGTTACCTCAGCACCTAAGTTACAGCCTATTGAAACCCGGCTGGTCATGCTTCAAACAGGCATGAGGGCTCCCATGGGTATCAAAGTCTATGGTCCTAATCTTAAAACTATTGAGGATTTTGGCCTTCAACTAGAGGAAGTACTAAAAAATGTTCCTTCTGTAAAAGAGGAAGCGGTGTTTGCTGATCGTATTGTGGGCAAACCTTATCTCCATCTCAACATCAACCGGGATGAGATTTCGCGCTATGGGCTGAATGTGGAAGATGTACAGCAGACCATTGAAACTGCCATTGGAGGAATGAAAATTACTTCTACCGTGGAAGGACGCGAACGTTTTCCGGTGAGGGTACGCTACCCGCGCGAACTCAGGGACGATCCCGAATCATTGGGTAAAATTCTTTTGCCTACACCTACAGGAGCACAGATACCAATTAGCCAGGTGGTGGACTTTGAGTATGTGAGGGGGCCACAGGCGATCAAAAGTGAGGAAACCTTTTTGGTGGGTTATGTACTATTTGACAAAAGGGACGGATACTCGGAAGTTGGAGTGGTCAATGATGCCGAGGCAGCTATTCAGGAAAGAATAGATACAGGTGATTTAGTCGTTCCTGCCGGGGTCAGCTACAAGTTCTCAGGAAGCTATGAAAATCAGGTAAGGGCTGAAAAGAGGCTTTCAATCATTGTTCCGTTGGTATTGGGTATCGTCTTCCTCATCCTTTACTTCCAATTTAAGTCTGTAGCGACTTCATTAATGGTGTTTACTGGTATTGCCATGGCATTTAGTGGAGGCTTTATCATGCTATGGTTGTATGGCCAGACCTGGTTTGCGGACTTCTCCCTTTTCGGTACGAATTTCCGAGACTTGTTCCAAATACATACTATCAATTTGAGCGTGGCTGTTTGGGTCGGGTTTATTGCCTTGTTTGGTATAGCCACTGATGATGGGGTATTAATGGCTACTTATTTAGATCAAAGTTTTAATCGTAATAAAACAGACAGTCTGAAAGGAATAAGAGCGGCAACAGTGGAAGCTGGTCAACGAAGAATAAAACCTGCCGTGATGACATCCGCCACCACCATCATTGCCTTGCTGCCTATACTTACCTCAACGGGTCGCGGAGCAGACATCATGATCCCAATGGCTATTCCAGCATTCGGAGGTATGTTCTTCGCAGCCGTCACCTACTTCATCGTGCCGGTTTTATACGCTATGAGGGAAGAAAGAAAATTTAAAAAGACACAACCATGA
- a CDS encoding DUF3347 domain-containing protein produces MRKKTVLIMALALVSFGAFAQHDHGNHDDKKEMGQKMDPMFKNKDLGVAYGHYIHLKEALVASQMNEAKKAATKLEASLGSEDNWQEAKAEAAKVVSATTLDDQRKAFASLSNEMTTLVKDGELSMGEVYLEYCPMANNNSGAYWLSNQKEIKNPYFGDKMLKCGSVKETIN; encoded by the coding sequence ATGAGAAAAAAAACAGTTTTAATAATGGCTCTGGCTTTAGTAAGCTTTGGAGCATTTGCGCAACACGATCATGGGAATCATGATGACAAAAAGGAAATGGGCCAAAAAATGGATCCTATGTTCAAAAACAAAGATTTGGGCGTGGCTTACGGCCATTATATCCACCTGAAAGAAGCCCTGGTCGCTTCACAGATGAATGAGGCCAAAAAGGCTGCAACCAAACTGGAAGCGTCTTTAGGCTCCGAAGATAACTGGCAGGAAGCTAAGGCGGAGGCGGCAAAGGTGGTTTCAGCTACTACTTTGGATGACCAGCGAAAAGCCTTCGCTTCGTTGAGTAATGAAATGACCACTTTAGTGAAAGATGGTGAACTCTCAATGGGAGAAGTATACCTTGAGTATTGCCCCATGGCAAATAACAATTCAGGAGCCTACTGGCTTTCAAATCAGAAGGAAATCAAAAACCCATACTTCGGGGACAAAATGCTGAAGTGTGGGAGTGTAAAAGAGACAATAAACTAA
- a CDS encoding class I SAM-dependent methyltransferase: MKNTDHKKEKEFIPALSYNFLTGLYDTTIRLTMPEKKFRSELIDRLKPESHEQIFEFGFGTGANLAIASSRSPNSSFFGLDIDPKVREIAFSKLKDKDILVELQLYNGGIFPYDDAVFDKAYSCLVFHQLDDETKAHCFSEIYRVLKPGGKLIIGDWGKAKNRWMRTVFYTVQLLDGFKTTTANVKGLLPDYIREAGFSDVQETGFINTRIGSFCYYEGTKSLKIKNQI; encoded by the coding sequence ATGAAAAACACAGACCATAAAAAAGAAAAGGAATTCATCCCTGCATTAAGCTATAATTTCCTTACCGGCCTTTATGATACCACCATAAGACTGACCATGCCTGAAAAGAAATTTAGAAGCGAACTAATAGACCGTTTAAAGCCCGAATCTCATGAGCAAATTTTTGAGTTTGGCTTTGGCACAGGGGCTAATCTGGCGATTGCCTCTTCACGGTCTCCCAACTCTTCATTTTTCGGATTAGACATTGACCCTAAAGTACGGGAGATTGCCTTTTCAAAGCTCAAAGACAAAGACATTCTGGTTGAACTCCAACTCTACAATGGGGGCATTTTTCCGTATGATGATGCTGTTTTTGACAAGGCCTACAGTTGTCTGGTATTTCATCAGTTAGATGATGAAACTAAAGCGCATTGTTTCAGTGAAATCTACCGGGTTCTAAAGCCCGGAGGCAAGCTCATCATTGGCGATTGGGGCAAGGCAAAGAACCGATGGATGCGCACAGTTTTTTACACCGTGCAGCTTCTGGACGGTTTCAAAACCACCACAGCCAATGTGAAGGGCTTGCTGCCGGATTACATCCGTGAGGCAGGGTTTTCGGATGTGCAGGAGACAGGCTTTATTAATACCAGGATCGGGTCATTTTGCTATTATGAGGGAACTAAATCATTGAAAATCAAAAATCAAATTTAA
- a CDS encoding 5-fold beta-flower protein yields MKKNIIFSIAFLGGMLLAAHGLLAQPSSKLEQRLIHINSKGEVSDDQGTKLGYISKEDIVFNNQGQKLGFIKNGKVYDAEGNSLGKAKKDGRYYNNDGVFILSTKTMGDKCEILDLDGHKKGTVHKNYKLHACASHCFFLEQEMKKEEDK; encoded by the coding sequence ATGAAAAAGAACATCATTTTCAGCATCGCATTCCTTGGAGGAATGCTGCTGGCAGCACATGGGCTCTTGGCACAACCAAGTAGCAAGTTGGAACAACGCCTAATACACATCAATTCAAAAGGTGAGGTATCGGATGACCAGGGCACCAAGCTCGGGTACATCAGTAAAGAAGACATAGTCTTTAACAATCAGGGTCAAAAACTGGGCTTTATCAAAAATGGTAAAGTGTATGATGCCGAAGGTAATTCCCTAGGCAAAGCCAAAAAAGATGGACGCTATTACAACAACGATGGAGTCTTCATTTTGAGTACCAAAACGATGGGTGATAAATGTGAAATCCTGGATCTGGATGGTCACAAGAAAGGCACAGTTCATAAAAACTATAAACTTCATGCGTGTGCTTCCCACTGTTTCTTCTTGGAACAGGAAATGAAAAAAGAGGAAGATAAGTAA